One window from the genome of Macrobrachium rosenbergii isolate ZJJX-2024 chromosome 2, ASM4041242v1, whole genome shotgun sequence encodes:
- the LOC136842312 gene encoding uncharacterized protein, producing the protein MFFLPAPKIQHHTNAGVGSFHQPQRCFAHVHINIVGPSCTPKDIITYSQCSTTRQDGPKSSPMIEASAAADRGATFMPQLWVSLNCLLSTQLHHTTGYHPESSGMVERLHCTLKAALMSHCNSSAFYSQLPWVLLGLQTTPKELP; encoded by the coding sequence ATGTTCTTCCTTCCAGCTCCCAAAATCCAGCATCACACAAATGCAGGTGTGGGCTCCTTTCATCAACCGCAACGCTGTTTTGCCCATGTCCACATCAACATTGTGGGACCCTCCTGCACCCCGAAGGACATCATTACCTATTCGCAATGTTCGACCACTCGACAAGATGGCCCGAAGTCATCCCCTATGATAGAGGCATCAGCAGCAGCTGACAGAGGTGCTACCTTCATGCCGCAGCTCTGGGTGTCCCTAAACTGCCTCCTCAGCACCCAGTTGCATCACACAACTGGCTACCATCCCGAATCCAGTGGCATGGTCGAGAGGCTCCACTGCACCTTGAAAGCAGCCCTGATGTCTCACTGCAACTCATCAGCCTTTTACTCTCAGCTTCCATGGGTCCTCCTTGGCCTCCAGACTACACCTAAAGAGTTACCTTGA